The following coding sequences are from one Eleginops maclovinus isolate JMC-PN-2008 ecotype Puerto Natales chromosome 11, JC_Emac_rtc_rv5, whole genome shotgun sequence window:
- the sms gene encoding spermine synthase encodes MALRHYTLDFKLSTAVDSATTVPHLLSIFHEQEMTETVHETNGHGYLGTFVGKNGRLAILRVHSRGLVTIDLQCYEEDNIAQLDNLLNALETKLKLILNGNITRIKRLPALVRGAEVDRYWPSTDDRLLEYDMDQLVYEEDSPYQNIKILHSQQYGNVLILDDDINLAESDLTYTKAIMGNGRESYTGKEVLILGGGDGGILFEMVKQKPKMITMLDIDQKVIDACKKYMRRTCGNILDSLEGDCYQILVEDCVPVLRKYVQEGKTFDYVINDLTAIPISTEPEEDSTWEFLRLILDLSIKVLHPSGKYFTQGNAQTMTEALRLYEEQLKKLSCPVGFSKEVVCVPSYLEQWVFYSVWKK; translated from the exons ATGGCTCTGCGACATTATACTCTCGACTTCAAGCTCTCTACGGCAG TTGACTCTGCTACGACAGTCCCTCACCTACTGTCCATATTTCATGAGCAGGAAATGACCGAGACTGTCCATGAAACAAATGGACATGGATACCTCGGAACTTTTGTAGGCAAGAATGGCCG GCTTGCTATCCTGCGTGTGCACTCCCGCGGGCTGGTCACCATTGATCTTCAGTGTTATGAAGAGGATAACATTGCACAACTAGACAAT CTTTTAAATGCACTGGAAACGAAGCTAAAGCTGATCTTAAATGGCAATATTACACGGATTAAAAG GCTGCCGGCCCTCGTACGGGGAGCAGAAGTTGACCGATACTGGCCCTCCACTGACGACAGACTGTTGGAGTACGACATGGACCAACTGGTGTATGAAGAAGACTCTCCATACCAAAACATAAAGATATTGCACTCACAGCAGTATGGGAATGTCCTGATACTCGATGATGACATAA ACTTGGCAGAGAGCGATTTGACCTATACCAAGGCCATTATGGGGAATGGAAGAGAGAGCTATACTGGAAAAGAGGTGCTGATATTAGGAGGCGGTGATGGAGGCATCCTTTTTGAGATGGTCAAACAAAAGCCAAAGATGATCACTATGTTGGAT ATTGACCAGAAGGTGATAGACGCGTGCAAAAAGTACATGAGACGAACTTGTGGCAATATCCTCGACAGCCTGGAGGGAGACTGTTACCAA ATACTAGTGGAGGATTGTGTCCCTGTGCTGAGGAAGTACGTGCAGGAAGGAAAGACGTTTGATTACGTTATTAATGACCTAACTGCAATTCCGATATCCACAGAGCCAGAAGAAG ACTCTACATGGGAGTTCCTGCGTCTCATCTTAGATCTTTCAATAAAAGTCTTGCATCCCTCGGGGAAATATTTCACACAG GGTAACGCTCAGACCATGACGGAGGCACTGCGTCTGTATGAAGAACAGCTGAAGAAGCTCTCGTGTCCTGTGGGGTTCTCTAAAGAGGTGGTGTGTGTGCCCTCCTACTTGGAGCA ATGGGTTTTCTACTCTGTATGGAAGAAGTAA